The Deltaproteobacteria bacterium genome contains a region encoding:
- a CDS encoding VWA domain-containing protein, with the protein MMEWLARAGLAFDALARPSWLALGLGLVALGLWLALRRAPDALPWPAWPEAAGAGARPDRARWLGHAVRALALAALALAISGPVTVHRASPPPGEGLDLVLVLDASDSMRALDAELDGEWHTRFELAREVVARFARERAAEGDRVGLVVFGETAFTLCPLTSDGTLLAAALARAEPGMAGGATALGDALALAVKRVAPARGGAMPRRDAPTERAMPDDPEGQAPGAMPDDPEGQAPGAMPDDPEGQAPGAMPDDPEGQAPGAMLGRVVVLLTDGRSNTGAVPPDVAAALAAARGVRVHTVGIGSTGEVAMQAPAGSGRSLRFERHDLDETTLVAIAGAAGGRFFAAHSSAELAAVYAEIDALERVVRRPPPRVRHAPLPEPWLAIAGGLVALELVLARGLARRIP; encoded by the coding sequence ATGATGGAATGGCTGGCCCGGGCCGGGCTCGCCTTCGACGCGCTGGCGCGCCCGTCGTGGCTCGCGCTCGGACTGGGCCTCGTCGCGCTCGGGCTCTGGCTCGCGCTGCGCCGCGCGCCGGACGCCCTGCCCTGGCCCGCGTGGCCCGAGGCCGCCGGCGCCGGCGCCCGCCCCGACCGTGCCCGCTGGCTCGGGCACGCGGTGCGCGCCTTGGCGCTGGCCGCACTCGCGCTCGCGATCTCCGGGCCGGTGACCGTGCACCGCGCGTCGCCCCCGCCCGGCGAGGGTCTCGACCTCGTGCTGGTGCTCGACGCCTCCGACAGCATGCGCGCGCTCGACGCCGAGCTCGACGGCGAATGGCACACGCGCTTCGAGCTGGCCCGCGAGGTGGTGGCGCGCTTCGCGCGCGAGCGAGCCGCGGAGGGCGACCGCGTGGGCCTCGTCGTGTTCGGCGAGACCGCCTTCACGCTCTGTCCGCTCACGAGCGACGGCACCCTGCTCGCCGCAGCCCTGGCCCGCGCCGAGCCGGGCATGGCCGGCGGGGCGACCGCGCTCGGCGACGCGCTGGCGCTTGCGGTGAAGCGCGTGGCGCCGGCGCGGGGCGGAGCCATGCCGCGGCGTGACGCACCCACGGAGCGCGCGATGCCCGATGACCCGGAGGGCCAGGCGCCCGGCGCCATGCCCGATGACCCGGAGGGCCAGGCGCCCGGCGCCATGCCTGATGACCCGGAGGGCCAGGCGCCGGGCGCCATGCCTGATGACCCGGAGGGCCAGGCGCCGGGCGCCATGCTGGGCCGGGTCGTGGTGCTGCTCACCGACGGCCGCAGCAATACCGGCGCGGTGCCGCCCGACGTGGCCGCGGCGCTCGCGGCGGCGCGCGGCGTGCGGGTCCACACGGTCGGCATCGGCTCGACCGGCGAGGTGGCGATGCAGGCGCCCGCGGGCAGCGGCCGCAGCCTCCGCTTCGAGCGCCACGATCTCGACGAGACGACGCTCGTGGCGATCGCGGGCGCCGCCGGGGGGCGCTTCTTCGCCGCCCACAGCTCGGCGGAGCTGGCGGCCGTGTATGCCGAGATCGACGCGCTCGAGCGCGTGGTGCGCCGCCCACCGCCGCGCGTCCGGCATGCCCCGCTGCCGGAGCCCTGGCTCGCGATCGCCGGGGGCCTCGTCGCGCTCGAGCTCGTGCTCGCGCGCGGGCTCGCGAGGCGGATCCCGTGA